The DNA region GGATGCAGTGAACGCATCGCGGAGCTGCCGCTCGTCTGAATTGGTCAGCCGGGCTGGGAACGCCAGGGCAGCCTCGGCGGCCAGCCGCTGCCGCTCATCGCCTTCGAGGCGCCGTGCGTGTTCCGCGAGGCCTGCACCGCCGCGCTCGACCGGAAGGGCATCGCCTGGCGAATCGCCTTCGCGAGCGCGAGCCTCGCGGGCCTGTGGGCGGCGGCCGAGGCGGGGCTGGGGTGACGCTACGAACAGCCTTCGGCCTGCCCAGGACGCTGACAGTGCTGGAGCCCGGCGCGTCAGGCCTGCCGGCGCGCGGAAGCACTCCGGTCTTCCTGCTCAGAGCCGAGCGGGAGCCGAGCGAGACCGTGGCCCAACTGGCCAGCATCCTGCGCGAAGCGCTCATCCAGGCGCTGGCCGCGACTCGCGCGCGACTCGGCGTCTGAAACAGCGCGGACCGGATGATTCCTGACACTCCCTTGTCACGCCTGGAGGGTAGGTACTCCCCATCGCACCGCAGCCTGTAAGAACACCCAGGCTGCCCATGCTGATGGACAACACCCTTCTCGCAATCCGGGAGCTCCCATGGCTACCACGAAACCCGCCGGCGCCACCCTGCCCGGCATCACCCACCACCAGGTCGACGTCAATGGAACCCAGTTGCACTACGTGTCGGCCGGCGCCACCGGCTCCCCTATCCTCCTCGTCCATGGCTTTCCCGAGTCCTGGTGGGCGTTCCACAAGCTGATTCCGCTGCTCGCCACGACACATCGGGTGTTCGCCGTTGACCTCCGCGGAATGGGCGACTCCAGCAACGCGGAGGGCGACTACGACAGCAAGACCTCGGCCGAGGACCTCCACGCCCTCATCAACCATCTGGCCGTAGGGCCCGTGCACCTCACCGGGCAGGACTTCGCCGGCGCAACGGTCTTCCGCCTGGCGACCACCCACCCCAAAGACGTTCTCAGTTTCACTGCCATCGAGATGGGGCTCCCCGGCTTCGGCCTCGAGATGCTGGCAGACATCACCCACGGAGGCAGTTGGCACATCGGTGTT from Myxococcus guangdongensis includes:
- a CDS encoding alpha/beta fold hydrolase; translated protein: MATTKPAGATLPGITHHQVDVNGTQLHYVSAGATGSPILLVHGFPESWWAFHKLIPLLATTHRVFAVDLRGMGDSSNAEGDYDSKTSAEDLHALINHLAVGPVHLTGQDFAGATVFRLATTHPKDVLSFTAIEMGLPGFGLEMLADITHGGSWHIGVLASPGITEMLLTGRERAFISQFAFPSMTVVPGSITDTDIDEFVRTYSRPNGFRGAIGLYQSILAEGAEIKALANTARLTVPVLAVGAGGGQFTYNTMSQAAASAVESVILEGVGHYAALEAPDRLAVAVLDFVKRVDAD